The DNA region GCATAGGCGAAGGCCATGAGGACGAAGCCGAGCGCGGCGGCGCCCGCGAAGAGCCACGGCCCGCGGCGCGTGATACGTTGCGCGACCGTCGCCACCGTGAAGGTGGCGGAGAGCGCGCCGATCCCGTGCGCAGCCTGCAGGAGACCATAGCCGGTGGGCCCCATGCCGAAGTAGGTGTCGGCGAAGATGGGCAGCAGGGTGAGATAGGACATCGCGAACAGGCTGTTGAAGAGTGACAGCCCGATCAAGCTCGCGAAGATCATGTTGCCGGCGACGAAGCTGAGCCCCGCCGCGAACTGGCGCAGCACCCGCTGCCCGTCGGGGGTGCGGGGCGCGACCTCCAGTCTGATGCGGCTGTACAGGGCGAGTGCCGCGAAGGAGCCCGCGGCGGCCATGGCGAAGCCCACCCACCCGCCGAAGGCGGCGATGAGGAGGCCGGTGATGGACGGCCCGATCATGCGCCCGGCCTGCCAGGGGATGGAGCCGAGCGCGATCGCATTCGCCAGCCGAGCGCGGTCGATCAGCGACGGGACCAGGGACATGCGGCTCGGCTCGTCGAAGGCGCGGAAGATGTTGCTCAGCACGGCCAGGGTGAGGAGCGCGCCGAGCCGCGCTCCGCCCAGCACGGTGAGCGCGAGGGCGACGCTCAGCGTGAGGGCGGTGAGGATCTGGGTGACGATGAGCAGCCGGAGGCGATTGACACGGTCGGCCAGGACGCCGCCGAAGAGCTGGAACACGACCAGCGGCACGCCCTGGGCCAGGCCGAGATAGGCGAGCGCGAGCGGATCGCGCGTCACCTCCCAGACGATCCAGGCGAAGGTGACGTACTCCGCCCGGTGGCCGAGCACGTAACAGACGAGCCCGAGCCAGTAGTGGAGGTAGTTTCGCCCGCGCAGCGCGGAGAAGGTGGACGCCCCGGCGGTCGTCACTGACGCGGGCGAGGTCTCGAGCTAGGCGCGATACGTCGCGTGGTCCACCGTCCACCGCGCGAGGAGATCGGGATCCGGCTCCTGCGCGATGCCCGGCACCGTCGAGGTCGCCACCTCGCCCCGCCCGCTCAGCACGATCTCGGGCTTGCCGAGGTCGTTCGTGTAGAAGTACGAGGACGGGAAGATGTCGCCGGGATAGGTGAAGTTCGGCAGGGTCGCCAGCTCCGCACAGATCTGGCCGCCCACGCCGCTCTCCAGCATGCCGCCCACCCAGCAGGGGATGCCGTGCTCGGCGCAGAGGGCCTGGATGTCCCGCGAGGCGGCGAGCCCGCCCACGCGCGCCATCTTGATGTTGATCACACGGCAGGCGCCCAGCGCGATGGCCGCGCGCACGTGGGCGAGGCTCTGCGCGCTCTCGTCCAGGCACACCGGCGTCTCGATCTGCTTCTGGAGCGCGGCGTGGTTGACGAGGCTCGCGCCGTCGTCCTGGAGCGGCTGCTCGATCATGGCGAGGCGGTAACGGTCGAGCGAGCGGAACAGCGGCGCATCTGCGATGGTGTAGGCGGCGTTGCAGTCGATGTGGAAGGTGTGGTCGGGGAAGGTCGCCCGCACCGCGTCCACCATCTTCACGTCCCAGCCCGGGCGGAACTTGAGCTTGATGCGCGGGAAGCCGGCGTCGATCGCGCCCTGGACCTTCGCCATCAGCTCGTCCAGGGTGTCCTGCACGCCGAAGTCCGCGCCCACCTTCACGCGGTCGCCCTTGCCCCCGAGGGCCTCGTGGAGCGGCACGCCCAGGCGCTTGGCCTCCAGCACCCACCAGGCGATCTCGAGCGCGGCGCGCGCGAACTGATTGCCCTTCACGTCCGCGAGGCGCTCGAGCAGGGCCTCCGCGGAGTCCACCTGCTGGCCGATGACCTTGGGCGCCATGAGCTCGCGCACGGTGAGAAAGGCGGCGGCGGTGTACTCGGAGGAGTAGCCGGGGAACCACGGCGGGCAAGACTCGCCCCAGCCGTGGAGGCCGCCGCTCTCCATGCGCGTCAGGATGGTGTCGGTGGCGAGATGATCACCGTACGACGTACGGAAGTTGATCGCGGTGGGGATGCGCACGCGGTAGATGTCGAGGCGGTCTATTCTCATGTGTTTTCCTCAGATGACGCCGTCGCGGCGCAGCGTGTCCAGCTCCGCGGTGTCGAGACCCAGGTGCTTGCCGTAGATCTCCGCGTTGTGCTCGCCGAGCAGCGGCGCCCGTGTCACCTCGGTGGGCGACTCGGACATGCGCACCGGGTTGCCGGGCATGGGGTAGGGGCCGCGGCGCGGGTGCTCGAGGTCGGTGATGAAGCCGCGGGCGCGCAGATGCTTGTCGGCGAGCACCTCGGTGGAGTCGAGCACGGCGCCGCAGGGGATGCCCTGGCCGGCGAGGATCTCGAGCACCTCATGCTTGTTCCGGTCCTTGGTCCACGCCTCGATCATGGCGTCCAGCTCGTCGATGAACGCGACGCGGTCGCGTCGGTCGGCGTAGCGCGGGTCGGAGCCGAGCTCGGGCCGGCCCACGATGCGGCACAAGGTCTTCCACATCTCGACGGTGGCCACGTGGATGAACACATAGTCGTCGGGCCCGCCGCCCTTGCAGCGATAGAGGTTCGACGGCGCGGCGGTGGCCGAGCGGTTCCCCTGACGCCGTGCCGGCTTGCCGCTGGCGTAGGACTCCCGCAGGTGGATGCGCAGGAGGTTCACCACCGCGTCCTGCTGGGCCACCTCGATCTGCTGGCCAACGCCGGTGGCCTGGCGCTGGATGATGGCGGCGAGGATGCCGATGGCGGCGTGGAGACCCGCGCCGGTGTCGGCGAGGCCGCCGATAGCCTTGGTGGGTGGGCCGTCGGGTGAGCCGGTCATACTCATGGCGCCCGCCATCGCCTGGGCGATCCACTCGAAGCTCTTGTAGCTCTCGTAGGGCCCGCCCGCGCCGAAGCCCTTCACGGAGACGCTGATGATGCGGGGATTCAGCTTCCGGAGCGCCTCGTAGCCGAGGCCCAGGCGGTCCATGGAGCCGGGGCCGAGATTCTCCACCACCACGTCGGCGCTCTTGGCCATCTCCTCGAACATGGCGCGGCCGCGGGGCGACTTGAGGTTCAGCGTCACCGCCTTCTTGCACGAGTTCAGCAGCAGGAAGAACCACGCGTCTTCACCACGCTTGTCGGAGAGCGCGGTCCGGCCGGGCTCGCCGTCGGGCGGCTCGATCTTGATGACCTCCGCGCCCAGCCACGCGAGCATCTGGGTGCAGGAGGGGCCCGCCTCGTACTGAGTGAGGTCGAGCACGCGGATCCCGTCGAGGGCTCTGGACATGGCGGGCCTCCGCGCCTTACGTCGTGTACGCCGAGAAGCGCACGGTCTGGGCGCGCGCCTTCGAGTCCGTGATCACGTTGACCACCGCGGGCTTGCCGGAGGCGAAGGCGCGCTCCAGCGCGGGGCGGATGTCGTGGGGCTTCTCGACGAACTCGCCGTGCGCACCCAGCTCCTGCGCCACGCGGTCATAGCGCGTGTGGCCAAGGTTGCGCCCGGGCTTGGGGAGCGGCCGCGTCCACGGCGCGTCCGCCGTCCAGCCGCCGTTGTTGCTGATGACCACCACCACCGGGATCTTGTGGCGCACCGCCGTGTCGATCTCCATGGCGTTGATGCCGTAGGAGCCGTCGCCGTGCAGCACCAGCACCTGGGTGTCGGGCTTGGCCACCTTCGCGCCCACCCCGAAGGGCAGGCCGACGCCCATCGTTCCAAAGGCTCCAGAGTTCAGGCGATGTCCCGCGGTGTAGGTGGGGATGGCCTGACGGCCGTAGTTGAGGATCTCCTGGCCGTCCACCACCAGGAGGCCGTCGCGCCGCATGAAGTCGCGCACCTCCTTGCAGAGGCGCAGGGGGTGAATCGGCGTCTGCTCCACCGACATCGCCTTGTCCTGCTCGGCGCCCTTCTCGGCATCCAGCGTCCGGAGCTTGCCCGTCCAGGCGGCGTAGCGCTTGGGCGAGAGCTTGCCCTCGGCTTCCGCGCCGAGCTGCTCCAGCACCGCCCGGGCGTCGCCCGCGATCGGCACGTCGACGGCGCGGTTGTGGCCGAGCTGCGTGGGGTTGATGTCCACGTGAATGACCTTGAGGTCGGGGCCGAAGCGCGGCGGCCGGCCGAACTGGATCATCCAGTTGAAGCGCGTGCCCACGACCAGCACCACATCCGCCTCGGTGAACGCCTTGCTCCGCGCGTTCAGGAATGCGAGCGCGTGATCCTCGGGGATGAGGCCGCGCGAGATCGGCGTGGTGTAGAAGGGGATGCCGGCCGCCTCCACGAAGGCCTGGAGCGCGGCGGCGCCATCCGACCACCACACCCCGCTGCCCGCGATGACCACCGGGCGCTCGGCCTTGGCCAGGAGCGCCACCGCCTCGCGGATGGCGCCGGGGTCGCCGAGCGTGCGCGGCGCCGGCTTCCATGGGCCGGGATAGCGCATCTGCTCCTCCTCGACCTTCTCGCCGAGGATGTCGCCGGGCATGTCGATGTACACCGGGCCCGGCCGGCCCGTGGTGGCCTGGCGGAAGGCGGTGTCCACGATCTCGGGAATGCGCTTGGCGTCGTAGATGCGCTCCGTCCACTTGGTGATGGGCTTCATGAGCGCGACCTGGTCCACCTCCTGGAAGGCCTCCATCCCGAGGAACACGCGCGGGCTCGAGCCGCCGATGGCGACCAGCGGCGCGCAGTCGGTCCAGGCATTGGCCACGCCGGTCGCGAGGTTGATGGCGCCCGGGCCCGAGCACGCCATGGCCACGCCAGGCCGGCGGGTGACGCGCGTCCACGCGTGCGCGGCCAGGGCGGCCGCCTGCTCGTGGCGCGTGTCGATGGCGCGGATGCCGAGCTTGATGCAGGCGGCCTCGGTCTCCAGCATGGGCCCGCCCATCAGGTAGAACATCGTGTCGACACCCTGCGAGCGCAGGGACTGCGCCAGCACCTCGGATCCCGTGATCGTGGCCATGACCAGTCCTTTCGGGAGGTTGGACGGGCACCGCTCGGACGAGAGCGATTCTACGGGGGCATGCGATGGGGGTCAATGCGCGGGCCGTCCGCATTCGCGTACACTCGGGTGCGGGAGGACGGCATGGAACAGCGCACCCACGAGAAGATCGCCGCGCATCTGTGCGGAACGCCGCTCGCGATTTCGGAGGGCCGGGCCCGCGTGGCCCTGGAGGTGAGCGCCGAGATGGCCGCCGACGGCCGCGGCCTCGCCCACGGCGGCTTCACTTTCGGCCTGGCGGACTACGCGGCGATGCTGGCGGTGAACGAGCCCACCGTGGTGCTGGCCGGCGCCACGCTGAAGTTCCTCGGTCCCGTGGTGGTCGGCGACCGCGTGGAAGCCGAGGCCGTCGTCGATCGGCAGGAAGGTAAGAAGCGCTGGGTGAAGGTGACGGTGCGGCGCGCGGGCCAGCCGGTGCTGGAAGGCGAGCTCTTCGCCGTCGTGCCCGACCGCCACATCCTCGACGGGAAAGGGTAGCCGTCGCCTGCCGCGGCGAGCCTCCTCACTCCGCTCCGAGCGCGAACAGCGGCCACTCGCCGGGAACGCCCTTGAGCGCGTGAAGGCCGCGATCCTGGAAGCGCAGACCCGACCCGATCGCGAGATCCTTCACGGTGCCGGAGACGAGAATCTCGCCCGGCGCCGCTTGCGCCTGGATGCGGGCGCCGATGTGCACGGCGAGCCCCGTGAGCGAGCGCCCCTGCAGCTCGCACTCGCCGGTGTGGACACCGACGCGTACGTCGACTCCGAGACGCTTCACGCTGTCGCGCACGCCACGGGCGCACTCCAGCGCGCGGGCGGGCGAGTCGAAGCGCACGAAGAACCCATCGCCCGCGGTGTCGATCTCGACGCCCTCGCAGCGGAGGATGTGACTCCGCACGTCACTACGATGCTCGGCGAGCAGCGCACGCCAGCGCGCATCGCCCAGATTCGCGGCGCGCTCGGTGGACCCGACGATGTCGGTGAACAGCAGGGTCGCGAGAACGCGTTTGGACTCGGCCGACTTGCGCCGCTGTCGCCGGGACTCGTCGATGATCTGGCCGGTCCCCTGCGCGGAGGCGGCGAGCGCCCCAGCGGCGTCGTAGAGCTGCACGTCGGCGGTCACCAGATTGCGATCGCGGAGCCGCCCGGTGACCTCCGCGCGCAGCCGCCTACCGTCGGCGGGCAGCGCGCGAAATAGGTAGTTCGAATGCGTCAGACCGACGAACGACTGGCCGGGCTGCAGGAGCCTCCAGGCGGTGGTCAGCGTCGCCGTGTTCGCCAGCGCCGCGATCGCCCCCGGCGCGATCGAGCGTGAGAACCCGCACAGCCACTCACTCGCGGGCATGCTCATCGTCAGGCTCTGCTCCGTCTTTGATTCGACGCGGACCCCGATCAGCTCGGAGAAGGGCGGGATCAACCGACCCTCGAGGTAGGCGTCGAGCAGCGCGAGGTTGTCTCGGCCGTCCGTCGACGTGACCTCGCCCTTCACCGCCCTCAGATACGGATCGGGAGTCGCGTAGGCCGCCTCCTCCACCGGGCGGAGCACCTCGGGCGGGGGCGGCGGCGGGGGCTCGACCGCTCGTATCTCGCACTGGCTGCTGCCCTGGGCGACTCGGCGACCCTGCGGATCCTCGATCTCGACTTCCACGGCGATGAAGAACCGGCTTGCGTTCGCCACGCGTGCGCGGACGAGCAGGTTGCCGGGTTGAACACGGGCCGGCCGGAAGTAATTGAGCGCCAGTGTGATGGGCTCCGCGTCCAGTCCGGGCGCCAGCGTGGTCGTGGCGGCGCCGGTGACGGCGGCTTCGGTGAGGATGGAAATCTCCAGCTCCCCCGAGGCCAGCCCCAGCCATCCCGTGGCCGGCATGATCCAGGTTCCGGAGCCCGGTCCCACATGCGCCGGACGGATCCCCAAGAGGCGCGTGAGTGGAGGGGACGGCAGCTGACCGAGGCTGAGGGCGCGAATACGTTCGATCCCCGGCAATGCCCAGAACCACGCCGGGGGAACTTGCCCTCGCGCCGGTTCCTCGATGATCACGGCGGACAGGGTGTGGGCGAGCGTTTCGCCGTCGTGAGGCTAGACGCCCGCGAAGGCGCGGTCGAGGGCCTGCGCGAGGTCGGCGACCAGGTCGTCGGCGTCCTCGATGCCCACGGAGTAGCGGATCAGGTTGTCCTTGATCCCGATCTCCAGGCGCTCCTCGGTGGTGAGCTCGTAGAAGCTCATGATGGCGGGCTGCTCGATGAGCGTCTCCACGCCACCGAGCGACACCGCGAGGTGGGGGATCCGGCAGGCGTCGACCACGCGCGACGCCGCGTCCAGATCGCCCTTCACCTCGAAGGACACCACGCCGCCGTAGCCGCGCATCTGCCGCTTGGCCACCGCGTGCTCGCGGTGGCTGGGCAGGCCGGGGTAGTGGACGGCGGCGACCTTCGGATGCCCGGCGAGGAATTCCGCGACCGTCTGGGCGTTGGCGTTCTGGCGCTCGATGCGCAGCGCGAAGGTCTTGATGCCGCGGACCAGGAGGTAGGCGGCGAAGGGATCGACGATGGCGCCGGTGATGCCCTGCAGCGAGCGCACCGCGCCCACCAGATCCCGCGAGCCCAGGATGGCGCCGGCGAGGAGGTCGTTGTGGCCGCCGAGATACTTGGTGGCCGAGTGCATCACGAGGTCCACGCCCCACTCGAGCGGCCGCACGTTGTATGGCGTGGCGAACGTCGCGTCGATCACCGTCTTGACGCGGTGCTTGCGCCCGATGGCGGCGAAGCGCTCGAGGTCCAGCACGCGGTTGTAGGGATTGGTCGGCGACTCGCTCAGCAGCACCCGGGTCGTCGGGCGGATGGCGTCCTCCAGCGCCTCGTAGTCGCCCGCGGGCACCGTGGACACCTCGATGCCATAGCGCGCGAGCGTCTGGTTGAGGAACTGCCGCGTGCGCCGGTAGCTGTCATCCGTCACCACCGCGTGGGTCCCCCGCGAGAGCATGGCGAAGAGCGCGGTGGTCATGGCGGCCATGCCGCTCGAGAAGAGCAGGCAGTCGCCCGCGCCCTCCAGCGCCGCGAGCTTGGCCTCGGCGATCTTCTGCGTGGGGTTGCCGTAGCGCCCATACTCGACGCGCTCGATCTTGCCGTCGAAGTGGTCCTTCAGCTCCTGGGTGTTGGCGAAGGTGAAGGTGGCGGTCTGGATGATGGGAGTGGCGAGCGAGTTGGCGGGCTTGGGCCGGGGCTCGCCGCCGTGCACGGACAGCGTGCTGGGCCCCAGCGGCTTCTGCGGCGGCTCGACGGGGTCGGGCATCAGGACACCAGCAGCCGCGCCTTCTCGACGTGGCGCGCGATGGCCCGCGCCACCCGCTTGGGATCGGCGGGCAGCTCCACGGGCTTATTCCGGTGGGTAGGCTTGATGCCGGCCAGCTCGCCCATGTGATAGGCGGCCTTCTGGTCGGCGAACTTGAGCCCGTTGGCGGTGGAGATGACGACGACACGCTCGCTGGAGCGGATCACCTTCTTGTCCACCAGCTTGCGGAGCGCCGCGAGGGCCACGCCGGTGTGCGGGCAGTTGAACATGCCGGTGCGGTCAGCGCGCGCCGCCTCATCCGCCAGCTCCTGCTCCGACGCCTGCTCGACCACGCCGTTGAACCGCTGCAGCGTACGGATGGCGCGCTTGACCGAGACCGGGTTGCCGATCTGGATGGCCATGGCCAGCGTGGACTGGGCGGCGATGGGCTCGAACGTCTTGAAGTCGTTCTGGAAGGACCGATAGAGGGGATTGGCGCGCTCGGCCTGGGCGAGGCAGATGCGCGGCAGCTTGTTCACCAGCCCCAGCTCCTGCATCATCACGAACCCCTGGCCCAGCGCGTGCACGTTTCCGAGATTGCCGCCCGGGATGATGATCCAGTCCGGCACCTCCCAGTCGAACTGCTGCACGATCTCGATGGCCACCGTCTTCTGCCCCTCGATGCGGAGGCTGTTCATCGAGTTGGCGAGGTAGATCCGCTTCTCCTTGGTGATCTCCTGAACGATCGTCATGCAACCGTCGAAGTCGGTGTCCAGCGAGAGCACCAGCGAGCCGTTGGCGAGCGGCTGCACGAGCTGGGCGATCGACACCTTGTCCTTGGGGAGCAGCACGACCGAGGGGATCCCGGCGAAGGCGCAGTAGGCGCCGAGCGCGGCGGAGGTGTCGCCGGTGGAGGCGCACGCCACCGCGTCGATGGGCACGCCGCCCGCGATCATCTGCTTCACGACCGAGACGAGCACGGTCATGCCGAGATCCTTGAAGGACCCGGTGTGCGAGTTCCCGCACTGCTTCACCCAGAGGTCTTCGACCCGGAGGCTCTTGCCGTACCGGTCCGCCCACAGGAGGTTCGAGCTGCCCTCGTACATCGACACGATGTTCTCGTTGTCGAGGAAGGGCACCACCCATTCCTTCTTGCCCCACACGCCGGAGCCGTAGGGATAGGCGTTGCGGCGATAGCGGTCGTCGAAGAGCTGGATCCAGGCCGCGGCGGAGCGCGACTTCAGCGCCTCCATGTCGTGCTGCACCTCGAGGAGGTCGCCGCAGGTCGGGCAACGGTAGATAACCTCCCGGAGGTCGTATTCCCCGGGGCAGCCATTGATGCAGGAGAACCACGCGTTGTACGCCATGGGTGCGTCCAGTATAGCGCCTTCCCTTCGGCGGGATGTCAGGCGCGCCAGGGCTCCACGATGATCTTGGCGTGCCGCTCCGGCGAGGCGAGCTCGGCGAAGGCGCCGGCCACACCGTCCAGCCCCACGTGCCCGGTGATGAGCGGTGCGGTGGGGATGGTGCCTGCGGCGATGTGGGCGAGCGTCTGCTCAAACTCGTCCGCGGTGTAGCCCAAGACGAACTGGAAGGCCAGCTCCTTGCTGATGCCGAGCATGGGATGAATGGTGTCGGGCTCCATGCACACGCCCACCACGACGATGCGGGTCCCCTTCGGCGCTGCGCCCATGAGCTGATCGAGCACGCCGGGGACCCCGACGCACTCGAAGACCACCGCGGGCCGCCGCGCGGGGCCGGGGATCCAGGGCGGGAGCACCGGCGCGCGGGCGGGATCGCGCCAGGCGGCCACCTCCGCCCAGCGCGTCCACGGCGTGTCCTTCGCGGGATCCACGACCACATCCGCGCCGAGGGCCTCGGCGAGCGCGCGGCGGCGCGGCGAGAAGTCGGCGGCCACGATGGGCCGCGCCTCGGCGAGGCGCAGCGCCGCGATCACCGCCAGGCCCACCGGGCCGCAGCCGATCACGAGTGGCGCGTCGTCCGGCGTGAGCCTCGCCATGTTCACCGCGTGGAGCCCCACCGCCATGGGCTCGGTGAGCGCCGCGTGGTCCGTCGTCAGGCCCTCGGGCACGGGCAAGAGACGCGACTCGGTGAGGCGCATGTACTGGGCGTAGCCGCCCGGCGTCTCGTTGG from Candidatus Methylomirabilota bacterium includes:
- a CDS encoding MFS transporter; the protein is MTTAGASTFSALRGRNYLHYWLGLVCYVLGHRAEYVTFAWIVWEVTRDPLALAYLGLAQGVPLVVFQLFGGVLADRVNRLRLLIVTQILTALTLSVALALTVLGGARLGALLTLAVLSNIFRAFDEPSRMSLVPSLIDRARLANAIALGSIPWQAGRMIGPSITGLLIAAFGGWVGFAMAAAGSFAALALYSRIRLEVAPRTPDGQRVLRQFAAGLSFVAGNMIFASLIGLSLFNSLFAMSYLTLLPIFADTYFGMGPTGYGLLQAAHGIGALSATFTVATVAQRITRRGPWLFAGAAALGFVLMAFAYAPHIRMAWPLLVLVGFCNTFYLTQTSTYLQQRVPDHLRGRVMSLYSLCWNLMPLGGLLAGVLAALVDARFAVLVGGGMVAANALLLLASPRLRAIR
- the menC gene encoding o-succinylbenzoate synthase, whose translation is MRIDRLDIYRVRIPTAINFRTSYGDHLATDTILTRMESGGLHGWGESCPPWFPGYSSEYTAAAFLTVRELMAPKVIGQQVDSAEALLERLADVKGNQFARAALEIAWWVLEAKRLGVPLHEALGGKGDRVKVGADFGVQDTLDELMAKVQGAIDAGFPRIKLKFRPGWDVKMVDAVRATFPDHTFHIDCNAAYTIADAPLFRSLDRYRLAMIEQPLQDDGASLVNHAALQKQIETPVCLDESAQSLAHVRAAIALGACRVINIKMARVGGLAASRDIQALCAEHGIPCWVGGMLESGVGGQICAELATLPNFTYPGDIFPSSYFYTNDLGKPEIVLSGRGEVATSTVPGIAQEPDPDLLARWTVDHATYRA
- a CDS encoding CoA transferase, whose product is MSRALDGIRVLDLTQYEAGPSCTQMLAWLGAEVIKIEPPDGEPGRTALSDKRGEDAWFFLLLNSCKKAVTLNLKSPRGRAMFEEMAKSADVVVENLGPGSMDRLGLGYEALRKLNPRIISVSVKGFGAGGPYESYKSFEWIAQAMAGAMSMTGSPDGPPTKAIGGLADTGAGLHAAIGILAAIIQRQATGVGQQIEVAQQDAVVNLLRIHLRESYASGKPARRQGNRSATAAPSNLYRCKGGGPDDYVFIHVATVEMWKTLCRIVGRPELGSDPRYADRRDRVAFIDELDAMIEAWTKDRNKHEVLEILAGQGIPCGAVLDSTEVLADKHLRARGFITDLEHPRRGPYPMPGNPVRMSESPTEVTRAPLLGEHNAEIYGKHLGLDTAELDTLRRDGVI
- a CDS encoding thiamine pyrophosphate-binding protein is translated as MATITGSEVLAQSLRSQGVDTMFYLMGGPMLETEAACIKLGIRAIDTRHEQAAALAAHAWTRVTRRPGVAMACSGPGAINLATGVANAWTDCAPLVAIGGSSPRVFLGMEAFQEVDQVALMKPITKWTERIYDAKRIPEIVDTAFRQATTGRPGPVYIDMPGDILGEKVEEEQMRYPGPWKPAPRTLGDPGAIREAVALLAKAERPVVIAGSGVWWSDGAAALQAFVEAAGIPFYTTPISRGLIPEDHALAFLNARSKAFTEADVVLVVGTRFNWMIQFGRPPRFGPDLKVIHVDINPTQLGHNRAVDVPIAGDARAVLEQLGAEAEGKLSPKRYAAWTGKLRTLDAEKGAEQDKAMSVEQTPIHPLRLCKEVRDFMRRDGLLVVDGQEILNYGRQAIPTYTAGHRLNSGAFGTMGVGLPFGVGAKVAKPDTQVLVLHGDGSYGINAMEIDTAVRHKIPVVVVISNNGGWTADAPWTRPLPKPGRNLGHTRYDRVAQELGAHGEFVEKPHDIRPALERAFASGKPAVVNVITDSKARAQTVRFSAYTT
- a CDS encoding hotdog domain-containing protein, encoding MEQRTHEKIAAHLCGTPLAISEGRARVALEVSAEMAADGRGLAHGGFTFGLADYAAMLAVNEPTVVLAGATLKFLGPVVVGDRVEAEAVVDRQEGKKRWVKVTVRRAGQPVLEGELFAVVPDRHILDGKG
- a CDS encoding adenylate/guanylate cyclase domain-containing protein, whose product is MPATGWLGLASGELEISILTEAAVTGAATTTLAPGLDAEPITLALNYFRPARVQPGNLLVRARVANASRFFIAVEVEIEDPQGRRVAQGSSQCEIRAVEPPPPPPPEVLRPVEEAAYATPDPYLRAVKGEVTSTDGRDNLALLDAYLEGRLIPPFSELIGVRVESKTEQSLTMSMPASEWLCGFSRSIAPGAIAALANTATLTTAWRLLQPGQSFVGLTHSNYLFRALPADGRRLRAEVTGRLRDRNLVTADVQLYDAAGALAASAQGTGQIIDESRRQRRKSAESKRVLATLLFTDIVGSTERAANLGDARWRALLAEHRSDVRSHILRCEGVEIDTAGDGFFVRFDSPARALECARGVRDSVKRLGVDVRVGVHTGECELQGRSLTGLAVHIGARIQAQAAPGEILVSGTVKDLAIGSGLRFQDRGLHALKGVPGEWPLFALGAE
- a CDS encoding aminotransferase class I/II-fold pyridoxal phosphate-dependent enzyme; this encodes MPDPVEPPQKPLGPSTLSVHGGEPRPKPANSLATPIIQTATFTFANTQELKDHFDGKIERVEYGRYGNPTQKIAEAKLAALEGAGDCLLFSSGMAAMTTALFAMLSRGTHAVVTDDSYRRTRQFLNQTLARYGIEVSTVPAGDYEALEDAIRPTTRVLLSESPTNPYNRVLDLERFAAIGRKHRVKTVIDATFATPYNVRPLEWGVDLVMHSATKYLGGHNDLLAGAILGSRDLVGAVRSLQGITGAIVDPFAAYLLVRGIKTFALRIERQNANAQTVAEFLAGHPKVAAVHYPGLPSHREHAVAKRQMRGYGGVVSFEVKGDLDAASRVVDACRIPHLAVSLGGVETLIEQPAIMSFYELTTEERLEIGIKDNLIRYSVGIEDADDLVADLAQALDRAFAGV
- the thrC gene encoding threonine synthase, with product MAYNAWFSCINGCPGEYDLREVIYRCPTCGDLLEVQHDMEALKSRSAAAWIQLFDDRYRRNAYPYGSGVWGKKEWVVPFLDNENIVSMYEGSSNLLWADRYGKSLRVEDLWVKQCGNSHTGSFKDLGMTVLVSVVKQMIAGGVPIDAVACASTGDTSAALGAYCAFAGIPSVVLLPKDKVSIAQLVQPLANGSLVLSLDTDFDGCMTIVQEITKEKRIYLANSMNSLRIEGQKTVAIEIVQQFDWEVPDWIIIPGGNLGNVHALGQGFVMMQELGLVNKLPRICLAQAERANPLYRSFQNDFKTFEPIAAQSTLAMAIQIGNPVSVKRAIRTLQRFNGVVEQASEQELADEAARADRTGMFNCPHTGVALAALRKLVDKKVIRSSERVVVISTANGLKFADQKAAYHMGELAGIKPTHRNKPVELPADPKRVARAIARHVEKARLLVS
- a CDS encoding zinc-binding dehydrogenase — protein: MRAAVMRDRKILVADLPVPDPGPGEVLVKTLACGICGSDLHALKHADRFVENARRVGSRFVMDLGRDVVMGHEFCAELVAFGPDTEKRLPLGARVCSVPGLIRADGVRTVGYSNETPGGYAQYMRLTESRLLPVPEGLTTDHAALTEPMAVGLHAVNMARLTPDDAPLVIGCGPVGLAVIAALRLAEARPIVAADFSPRRRALAEALGADVVVDPAKDTPWTRWAEVAAWRDPARAPVLPPWIPGPARRPAVVFECVGVPGVLDQLMGAAPKGTRIVVVGVCMEPDTIHPMLGISKELAFQFVLGYTADEFEQTLAHIAAGTIPTAPLITGHVGLDGVAGAFAELASPERHAKIIVEPWRA